TCGTGCGGCAGCTCCGAGAGTCGGGTGTACTGGCAGGAGTGACGGAGGCCGTCCTGGTCAGCGTCGATCCCGACCTGGCCCGGGAGGACACGAACTTCCTGAAGCTCATCAGGCTCCAGGATTAGCCGCGATAGTTCCTCGACCGATCCCGGTTCCCATCGCGGATGAGGGTATGCCATGAGCGCGAACAACGTCGAATCGCAGGAATCGCACTGGCCGCTCCGGGTTGTCGTCCTGATCTTCGTTGGACTCCTGACCTACGGCAGCTACTTCGCCTACGACAGCGTCGGGGCGCTCGCGCCGACGCTCATCCAGGCCTGGAACACGAGCCAGAGCGGCATCGGATGGCTCTATACCATCTACAGCATCGCCGCGATCCTGTCGGTGTTCGTCGGTGGCGTGCTCACCGACCGCATCGGCACCCGCTGGGCGAGCCTGGTCTTCTCCCTCCTCATCGTCATCGGCGCGGGGATGGTGGCGCTGTCCTCGTCGGTGCCGGTGGCGTGCCTCGGACGCTTCGTCTTCGGCGCGGGGTCCGAGTCGCTCGTCGTCGCGCAGAATGCGATTTTGGCGCGCTGGTTCACCGGGCGGATGCTGGCGATGTCGTTCGGCGTGACGCTGGCGCTCGCACGGCTCGGGACGCTATTCAGCTTCAACACGATGTCGCTGACGGCGAACCGGTACGGGTGGCGCGGCGCGCTGTGGGTGGCCGCCGGCCTGTGCGTGGCCAGCCTGGGCGCGAACATCGTCTATTACCTGCTGGACAAGACGAACGAGAGGCGGCTCGGTCTCGCGGAGACGGAAGCGGGCGACAAGATCGTGCTGGCGGACATCAAGAAGTTCGGCGCGTCCTACTGGTACGTCGTCGCGCTGTGCGTGACGTTCTACTCGGCGATTTTCCCGTTTACCGCGCTGTCCACGGACTTCTTCCACGAGAAGTGGCAGTTGCCCCTGAGCGTGGACTCGGGCACGCAGAGCTTCATCGCCGCGGCGTTCCAGGACTTCCTGCACATGTTCTCGACGGCGCCCGGCACCTCGTCCATCATCATCTTCGCCTCCATGTGCTTCGCCCCGTTCGCGGGCGGCGTCGTGGACAAGATCGGCAGGCGCACGAGCCTGATGATCGTCGGCGCCCTGCTGATGATTCCATGCTACCTGCTGCTGGCGTTCACCGCCATCGCGCCGGCGCTGCCGATGATCCTGCTCGGCGCAGCCTTCGTCCTCGTGCCCGCCGCCATGTGGCCGGCCGTGCCGCTCATCGTCGAGAAGAACAGGGTGGGCACCGCATTCGGGCTGATGACGATGGTTCAGAACATCGGCCTGGCGGCGTTTCCGCTGCTGAACGGCTGGTTGCGTGAATGGACCAAGGACTACCGGGCGAGCATGGTGATGTTCGCGCTGCTCGGATGCGCCGGCCTGGTGTTCGCATTCCTGCTGAAGCGCGCGGACACGGCCGCCGGCGGAGTGTTGGAGCAATCCCAGTCGTAAACCCCGTCTGGTATCGTAGGTGGTATGGATCACCAGCCGCTGGCGTATCTCGACAAGGAGTTCCTGCAGAGCGACGAGGGGCGTCCGATGCGCATCCTCGCGGAGTACCTCGAGCCGCTCCGCCGCTTCGAACAGGAACGCATCCAGGATACCGTCGTGTTCTTCGGGTCGGCCCGAATCGTGAGCCGGGAACGCGCGGATCGCGCGTTGCAGATGCTGTCGCGGCAGGATGCGACCCCGGCGGCTTCCCAATCGGAGAGCCCGATCTCACAAGCGCGCCACGCGCTCGACTTGTCCCGGTACTACGAGGACGCCCGAACGCTCGCGCACCTGCTGACCGCGTGGGCGCGCACGCTGGAGTCGCCGTTCCACCGGTTCGTCGTCTGCTCGGGCGGCGGGCCGGGGATCATGGAGGCGGCCAACCGGGGCGCGCACGAGGCGGGCGGCAAGACGATTGGCCTCAACGTCCGGCTGCCGTTCGAGCAGGGAGCCAATCCGTACATCTCGAAGGGACTGCACTTCGAGTTCCACTACTTCTTCATGCGGAAGTTCTGGTTCGCCAGCCTGGCGAAGGCGCTCGTGGTGTTTCCCGGCGGCTTCGGCACGATGGACGAGTTGTTCGAGGTCCTGACGCTGGCGCAAACGGAGAAGCTGTCGAAGAAGATTGGCGTTCTGCTCTACGGGCGGGAGTACTGGGAGCGCGTTGTGCACTTCGCGCCGATGATCGAGGCGGGGACGATCTCGCCGAACGACATGAACCTGTTTCGCTTCGCAGACACACCGCAGGAAGCGTTCGACCATTTGCGGGCGCATCTGGTGGAGAACTGCCTGGAGCCCGAGACGTCCGAGGCGCCCCGCGCTCCCGGCATCGCCCACACGCGCGCCTGACTACTCGTACGCCCGCAAGTCCCACACGCCGCGCCCGTGCTCGAGGTACGCCTTCATCGTCTCGAGCGCGCGGGGCCAGCCGGCGCCGATCAGCTCGTAGTAGCGCTCCCACCGCGGGCTGTCGTCGAGGCCGCGCTCGACGACGCGAAGCATGGTCGCCTGAGGAATCGAGCGATGGTCGGGCTGGGAAGCCACGGGCGTACACGTCACTTCCATCGCCATCGGGCCCACCGGATCGCCGTCGGGTGGCAGCCAGTAGGCGTCGGCCACGAAGAAGCCGCGGCCGGGCTGGAAATCGATGACCGTGCCGTGGAAGACGCCGCCCAGCCGGCCGAGGAGATCGTCCTCCTCATCGGAGTCACGCCACTGGAGCGCGTAGGCGCCGAGCGGCCGCGGGGATGCGACGACGGCCGCCACGTCCCACCAGGCCGCGAGCGCCGTGGGCTCGAAGAACGCCGCGAGGATCCTCGTGGGCGTCGATTCGATTCGCAGCGAGTAGTCGAAGCCGATCGTGTTTCGTGTGGGCATGGTCTCAGTAGATGAGGAAGTCCTCGCGAACGGCGCCAAACCTCTTCGTCGGGGCGTCCCACTCCGCCGCGATTTCTCGAAACGGGACATCCGCCTCGATCGCGAGGCGCAGGCGATCCGATCCCGCCAGAATGTCGATCGGCATCTTGTCGTGTTCGTACTCGTAGGGAGGCTGCCGCCAGGCGAAGCGACCGGGGGCCGCGCGATGGAAGGCGCCCATCACCGCGACGCCCGCGAGGACGGGCCTGAACGCGGCCCGGTTCGTCACGTGAATCTGGCACCCGCCGCACGCCTGCCGCGCGTGCTTCTGGAAGTTCGGCTCGAAGATGACCGGCCGGAAGTGCGCGCCGTCGATCGCCGACGCATTCAGGACCGCCGCGAACGACTCCGCCTCAATCCACGGCGCACCGAGCATCTCGAACGGCCTGGTCGTCCCCCGGCCCTCCGACAGCATCGTCCCCTCGAAGAGGACGGCGCCCGGGTAGACGATCGCCGTGTCGATCGTCGGCATGTTGGGCGACGGCAGCACCCACGGCAGGCCGGTGTCGTCCCAGTACATTCCGCGTTGCCAGCCTGTCATCGGCACGACCTCGAGCGCGGCGCCGATCCCGAAGTGGTCGTTGAACAGGCGCGCCAGCTCGCCGATCGTG
This is a stretch of genomic DNA from Vicinamibacterales bacterium. It encodes these proteins:
- a CDS encoding SRPBCC domain-containing protein; the encoded protein is MPTRNTIGFDYSLRIESTPTRILAAFFEPTALAAWWDVAAVVASPRPLGAYALQWRDSDEEDDLLGRLGGVFHGTVIDFQPGRGFFVADAYWLPPDGDPVGPMAMEVTCTPVASQPDHRSIPQATMLRVVERGLDDSPRWERYYELIGAGWPRALETMKAYLEHGRGVWDLRAYE
- a CDS encoding TIGR00730 family Rossman fold protein; this encodes MDHQPLAYLDKEFLQSDEGRPMRILAEYLEPLRRFEQERIQDTVVFFGSARIVSRERADRALQMLSRQDATPAASQSESPISQARHALDLSRYYEDARTLAHLLTAWARTLESPFHRFVVCSGGGPGIMEAANRGAHEAGGKTIGLNVRLPFEQGANPYISKGLHFEFHYFFMRKFWFASLAKALVVFPGGFGTMDELFEVLTLAQTEKLSKKIGVLLYGREYWERVVHFAPMIEAGTISPNDMNLFRFADTPQEAFDHLRAHLVENCLEPETSEAPRAPGIAHTRA
- a CDS encoding DUF1343 domain-containing protein, encoding MSTLLGSERLLASGALTGRRVGVVANPASIDGAFRHIVDRVASAPGVTLAAVFGPQHGFRADLQDNMIESPHVRDARRRVPVHSLYSETREPTAEMLKDVDVLVVDLQDIGARIYTFVYTMANCLRAGARHGVPVIVCDRPNPIAGVAVEGPMLAAGYESFVGQFQIPMRHGLTIGELARLFNDHFGIGAALEVVPMTGWQRGMYWDDTGLPWVLPSPNMPTIDTAIVYPGAVLFEGTMLSEGRGTTRPFEMLGAPWIEAESFAAVLNASAIDGAHFRPVIFEPNFQKHARQACGGCQIHVTNRAAFRPVLAGVAVMGAFHRAAPGRFAWRQPPYEYEHDKMPIDILAGSDRLRLAIEADVPFREIAAEWDAPTKRFGAVREDFLIY
- a CDS encoding MFS transporter, with translation MSANNVESQESHWPLRVVVLIFVGLLTYGSYFAYDSVGALAPTLIQAWNTSQSGIGWLYTIYSIAAILSVFVGGVLTDRIGTRWASLVFSLLIVIGAGMVALSSSVPVACLGRFVFGAGSESLVVAQNAILARWFTGRMLAMSFGVTLALARLGTLFSFNTMSLTANRYGWRGALWVAAGLCVASLGANIVYYLLDKTNERRLGLAETEAGDKIVLADIKKFGASYWYVVALCVTFYSAIFPFTALSTDFFHEKWQLPLSVDSGTQSFIAAAFQDFLHMFSTAPGTSSIIIFASMCFAPFAGGVVDKIGRRTSLMIVGALLMIPCYLLLAFTAIAPALPMILLGAAFVLVPAAMWPAVPLIVEKNRVGTAFGLMTMVQNIGLAAFPLLNGWLREWTKDYRASMVMFALLGCAGLVFAFLLKRADTAAGGVLEQSQS